One window of the Anaeromyxobacter dehalogenans 2CP-C genome contains the following:
- the hisZ gene encoding ATP phosphoribosyltransferase regulatory subunit → MLDLSLPSGLRDLLPDHSAHLAELSSKLHDVFSRFGYRRVFLPTLERLDVVERGLSPAALADVMKFVEPGSGEVVAIRPDITPQIARLYAARPDALPSPARLCYDGPVLRAREARAGRPREVYQAGVELLGAGGASADAEALVLLARSLERVGLKAPRVEVGHARFAEAVMEAARLPQRLRSAAWEALSRKDRAALGAAAAKGRGSSEAREAVPQLAGLFGDGALDRARAIARAVPGAAAPLAETEAALRIARRRGVREVAVDLGEARGLGYYTGITFAGYAPGAGAAVARGGRYDGLLARFGRPGPAIGFAVDLEFATQALERANGRGRGVRPRRASARGGRAGTRPR, encoded by the coding sequence ATGCTCGACCTCTCGCTCCCGTCCGGCCTCCGCGACCTGCTGCCGGACCACTCGGCGCACCTGGCGGAGCTGTCCTCCAAGCTCCACGACGTCTTCTCCCGCTTCGGCTACCGGCGCGTGTTCCTGCCCACGCTGGAGCGGCTCGACGTGGTGGAGCGGGGGCTCTCGCCCGCGGCGCTCGCCGACGTGATGAAGTTCGTGGAGCCGGGCTCCGGCGAGGTGGTCGCCATCCGCCCGGACATCACCCCGCAGATCGCCCGGCTGTACGCGGCGCGTCCCGACGCGCTGCCGTCGCCGGCGCGGCTCTGCTACGACGGCCCGGTGCTCCGGGCGCGCGAGGCGCGGGCGGGCCGGCCGCGCGAGGTCTACCAGGCCGGCGTCGAGCTGCTCGGGGCGGGCGGCGCCTCGGCGGACGCCGAGGCCCTGGTGCTGCTGGCGCGGTCGCTGGAGCGGGTGGGCCTGAAGGCGCCGCGCGTCGAGGTCGGGCACGCGCGCTTCGCCGAGGCCGTGATGGAGGCGGCCCGGCTGCCGCAGCGCCTCCGGTCCGCGGCGTGGGAGGCGCTCTCGCGCAAGGACCGCGCCGCGCTCGGCGCGGCCGCGGCGAAGGGCCGGGGCAGCAGCGAGGCGCGCGAGGCGGTGCCGCAGCTCGCCGGCCTGTTCGGCGACGGCGCGCTCGACCGGGCGCGGGCCATCGCCCGGGCGGTGCCCGGGGCGGCGGCGCCGCTCGCCGAGACCGAGGCGGCGCTGCGCATCGCCCGCCGCCGCGGCGTCCGCGAGGTGGCGGTGGACCTCGGCGAGGCGCGCGGCCTCGGCTACTACACCGGCATCACCTTCGCCGGCTACGCGCCGGGCGCCGGCGCCGCGGTGGCGCGGGGCGGCCGCTACGACGGGCTGCTCGCCCGCTTCGGGCGGCCGGGGCCGGCCATCGGCTTCGCGGTGGACCTGGAGTTCGCCACCCAGGCGCTGGAGCGCGCGAACGGCCGGGGCCGCGGCGTCCGGCCGCGGCGCGCGTCCGCCCGCGGGGGCCGCGCGGGGACACGTCCGCGCTAG
- a CDS encoding adenylosuccinate synthase, with the protein MPNVVVVGAQWGDEGKGKIVDLLTQYADVVVRFQGGNNAGHTLVVGGEKTVLHLIPSGILHPGKSCVIGNGVVIDPEVLVLEIDRLKAKGALKDDGQLVVSLDAHVIMPWHKAIDVAREQAMGEGKIGTTGRGIGPTYEDKVARRGLRIRDLLDEARLARKVKERAALAREELARLGAKLELDEPALVKRYAELGRRVAGYATDVSIWLHRALQQGKSLLFEGAQGTMLDVDHGTYPFVTSSNTVAGNAVVGCGLGPTAVDYVLGISKAYSTRVGGGPYPTELKDETGERLRKIGGEYGATTGRPRRTGWLDALALRYAVRVNGLSGIAMTKLDVLTGFDTVKIAVGYRLDGKVLDEMPSDPEVIERCTPVYEELPGWTEKLEHLRTWDDLPPRARAYVKRVEELAGVKVVGCSVGADRGETILVENPFLAR; encoded by the coding sequence ATGCCGAACGTGGTCGTCGTCGGAGCCCAGTGGGGCGACGAGGGCAAGGGCAAGATCGTCGATCTGCTGACCCAGTACGCCGACGTGGTGGTGCGGTTCCAGGGCGGGAACAACGCCGGCCACACGCTGGTGGTCGGCGGCGAGAAGACCGTCCTCCACCTCATCCCCTCCGGCATCCTCCACCCCGGGAAGTCCTGCGTCATCGGGAACGGCGTGGTGATCGACCCCGAGGTGCTGGTCCTCGAGATCGACCGGCTGAAGGCGAAGGGCGCGCTGAAGGACGACGGCCAGCTCGTCGTCTCGCTGGACGCCCACGTGATCATGCCGTGGCACAAGGCCATCGACGTGGCGCGCGAGCAGGCCATGGGCGAGGGCAAGATCGGCACCACCGGCCGCGGCATCGGGCCGACCTACGAGGACAAGGTGGCCCGCCGCGGGCTGCGCATCCGCGACCTGCTCGACGAGGCGCGCCTCGCCCGCAAGGTGAAGGAGCGCGCCGCGCTCGCCCGCGAGGAGCTGGCGCGCCTGGGCGCGAAGCTCGAGCTCGACGAGCCGGCGCTGGTGAAGCGCTACGCCGAGCTGGGCCGCCGCGTCGCCGGCTACGCCACCGACGTGTCGATCTGGCTGCACCGCGCGCTGCAGCAGGGCAAGTCGCTCCTGTTCGAGGGCGCCCAGGGCACCATGCTCGACGTGGACCACGGCACGTACCCGTTCGTCACCAGCTCCAACACGGTGGCCGGGAACGCGGTGGTCGGGTGCGGGCTCGGGCCGACCGCGGTGGACTACGTGCTCGGCATCTCCAAGGCCTACTCCACGCGCGTGGGCGGCGGCCCGTACCCCACCGAGCTGAAGGACGAGACCGGCGAGCGGCTGCGCAAGATCGGCGGCGAGTACGGCGCCACCACCGGCCGCCCGCGCCGCACCGGCTGGCTGGACGCGCTCGCGCTCCGCTACGCGGTGCGGGTGAACGGGCTCTCCGGCATCGCCATGACCAAGCTCGACGTGCTCACCGGCTTCGACACGGTGAAGATCGCGGTCGGGTACCGGCTCGACGGCAAGGTCCTCGACGAGATGCCGAGCGACCCGGAGGTCATCGAGCGCTGCACGCCGGTGTACGAGGAGCTGCCCGGCTGGACCGAGAAGCTCGAGCACCTGCGCACCTGGGACGACCTGCCGCCGCGCGCCCGGGCCTACGTGAAGCGGGTCGAGGAGCTCGCCGGGGTGAAGGTCGTCGGCTGCTCCGTCGGCGCCGACCGCGGCGAGACGATCCTGGTCGAGAACCCGTTCCTGGCGCGCTGA
- a CDS encoding AMIN domain-containing protein, whose amino-acid sequence MRLRLLLAIALAAASAPRARAVDLNVITGVEVRDAGSSVVVAVKGSRKPSFTTFSMADPPRFVIDFSESRFEGVPEDLRVGDGTVKLVKNLSYGSDASSIARVMVAFEVEVAPPVLEESGGTLLVKVEKPSVPGAAVAKAPAPAPAAAPAAAPSVAEAVAAAVGGAPDAGAKAQAEADAKARAEAEARAAEQAAADARAAQEASARAEAAAKAQAEADASARAEAEARAAAQAEAAKAQAAVAAAPAPAEPAAPAVEPAVTAIAPVAPAPEPEPVAAALAPEAPVADVPAAEAPVPRPEAARPDGLAPAAHVRELGFRQLPGASRVYVRTTVPPRFTIQDVGPDVIRVELENTRADRRNDLRFLDTSFFKSAVALVTPSRHGTSYVLEIKLRERVPYQQRIEGDALAIDFERPGAAASPSAQAAGADAPGEPVPGADAATAETAAAPAQ is encoded by the coding sequence ATGCGTCTTCGCCTCCTCCTCGCGATCGCCCTCGCCGCCGCGTCCGCCCCCCGAGCGCGGGCGGTGGACCTGAACGTCATCACCGGGGTGGAGGTGCGCGACGCGGGATCCTCGGTCGTGGTGGCGGTGAAGGGCTCGCGCAAGCCGAGCTTCACCACCTTCTCCATGGCCGACCCGCCGCGCTTCGTGATCGACTTCTCCGAGTCGCGCTTCGAGGGCGTGCCGGAGGACCTCCGCGTCGGCGACGGCACCGTCAAGCTGGTGAAGAACCTCTCCTACGGCTCCGACGCGAGCTCGATCGCGCGCGTGATGGTGGCGTTCGAGGTGGAGGTGGCGCCGCCGGTGCTGGAGGAGTCGGGCGGCACGCTGCTGGTGAAGGTGGAGAAGCCGTCGGTGCCGGGCGCGGCGGTGGCGAAGGCCCCGGCGCCGGCCCCCGCGGCCGCGCCGGCCGCGGCGCCGAGCGTGGCGGAGGCCGTGGCCGCGGCGGTGGGGGGCGCCCCGGACGCCGGCGCGAAGGCGCAGGCCGAGGCGGACGCGAAGGCGCGCGCCGAGGCCGAGGCCCGGGCCGCGGAGCAGGCCGCCGCGGACGCGCGCGCCGCGCAGGAGGCGAGCGCACGCGCCGAGGCGGCCGCGAAGGCCCAGGCGGAGGCGGACGCGAGCGCGCGCGCCGAGGCGGAGGCCCGCGCGGCCGCGCAGGCCGAGGCGGCGAAGGCGCAGGCCGCCGTCGCGGCGGCGCCGGCCCCGGCGGAGCCCGCGGCCCCCGCGGTCGAGCCGGCCGTCACCGCGATCGCGCCGGTCGCACCGGCGCCCGAGCCGGAGCCGGTCGCAGCCGCCCTGGCACCGGAGGCCCCCGTGGCCGACGTGCCGGCGGCCGAGGCGCCGGTGCCGCGGCCCGAGGCCGCGCGCCCGGACGGCCTCGCGCCCGCGGCGCACGTCCGTGAGCTCGGCTTCAGGCAGCTCCCCGGCGCGTCGCGCGTGTACGTCCGCACGACGGTGCCGCCGCGCTTCACCATCCAGGACGTGGGCCCGGACGTCATCCGGGTCGAGCTGGAGAACACGCGCGCGGACCGGCGCAACGACCTGCGCTTCCTCGACACGTCCTTCTTCAAGTCGGCCGTCGCCCTGGTCACCCCGTCGCGGCACGGCACGAGCTACGTCCTCGAGATCAAGCTGCGCGAGCGGGTCCCGTACCAGCAGCGCATCGAGGGCGACGCGCTGGCCATCGACTTCGAGCGCCCTGGCGCCGCCGCGTCCCCGTCGGCGCAGGCCGCCGGGGCGGACGCGCCGGGCGAGCCCGTGCCGGGGGCGGACGCCGCCACGGCCGAGACGGCCGCGGCGCCGGCGCAGTAG
- a CDS encoding LPS-assembly protein LptD, producing MIALAAVAAAGLLALSAPPSTPATPEDLTVEAGSVTYRADTGRYQLEGGVVLRRGLVTLRARSASYDPSTGEVDAIGEVLLTDATRAVAADGLRAVMDGGFKAEHVVAFLKDGPVAMGDATAVEDARRRGRNRATFTGATLEGERSGHLRLGDARLTLCDCGGGAPSWELRARRAEVEPGHHATLSWPVLYVTPRFLFVNRPVPVMILPWLFLPLGERQTGLLFPTVASTGATGFGVALPVFVTLGRSADATVTPEYLFGRARADVAAGQPAVRGAGLRLELRWAPAEDAAGELELHGIDDQDREPGGAGGGRLGILGTHGQRLGASGRLRADVALASDPVWFRDATGDVLLRSAYYRRSALLASFAGDALVVEGGAAYHQPLTPSGWYPDATGARPAYGTFGADLPAFHRWPGLAATLLPEALGPFQVSGRLGLSRYATVNGDSGATFTAGDPGAARGFVTTSREGVSRLDARAELSAPLRLGSALTVTPYARGAALGYRFDTGRSPAVVAWGLGGAALSSEVSRRYGAVLHRIVPRLELRAGTRAFGSEDGSLPLRAYDAWDRVGDGVQRGPASAAQPAGQPAGSLTAASDGAFRQLRASVESRLDGPGGSLRLQLGQDLDLVRGAPGETFFSAAAHRGPITADVSGRVLAFQGRAVPAPEPRFPSWLDHFTELHGSITAADRRGDLVRAGLVAVGPGASGQLMAGVDALFDLRPAAIDASAQGSAGFRGVLGGATLGYDALFTVRPIEVARCSGAGTRRVDAGQVQQHAGSITWNSPCRCFLARLVVRVNDCGETSYSAAVDLSRAGERAAVR from the coding sequence GTGATCGCGCTCGCTGCAGTCGCCGCGGCAGGGCTGCTCGCCCTGTCCGCCCCGCCGTCCACCCCTGCCACCCCCGAGGACCTGACCGTCGAGGCCGGCTCGGTCACGTACCGGGCCGACACCGGCCGGTACCAGCTCGAGGGCGGGGTGGTGCTGCGGCGCGGGCTGGTGACGCTGCGCGCCCGCAGCGCCTCGTACGATCCGTCCACCGGCGAGGTGGACGCGATCGGCGAGGTCCTGCTCACCGACGCGACCCGGGCCGTGGCGGCCGACGGCCTGCGCGCGGTGATGGACGGCGGCTTCAAGGCCGAGCACGTGGTGGCCTTCCTCAAGGACGGGCCGGTGGCGATGGGCGACGCCACCGCCGTCGAGGACGCGCGCCGGCGGGGCCGCAACCGGGCCACGTTCACCGGCGCGACGCTGGAGGGCGAGCGCTCCGGCCACCTGCGCCTGGGCGACGCGCGCCTGACGCTGTGCGACTGCGGCGGCGGCGCGCCGTCGTGGGAGCTGCGCGCCCGGCGCGCCGAGGTCGAGCCGGGGCACCACGCCACGCTGTCCTGGCCGGTCCTGTACGTCACCCCGCGCTTCCTGTTCGTGAACCGCCCGGTGCCGGTGATGATCCTGCCGTGGCTGTTCCTCCCGCTCGGCGAGCGGCAGACCGGCCTCCTCTTCCCCACCGTGGCCTCCACCGGCGCGACCGGGTTCGGGGTCGCGCTGCCGGTCTTCGTGACGCTGGGCCGCAGCGCGGACGCGACGGTGACGCCCGAGTACCTGTTCGGCCGGGCGCGCGCCGACGTGGCCGCCGGGCAGCCGGCGGTGCGCGGCGCCGGGCTGCGGCTGGAGCTGCGCTGGGCGCCCGCCGAGGACGCCGCCGGGGAGCTCGAGCTGCACGGGATCGACGACCAGGACCGCGAGCCGGGCGGCGCGGGGGGCGGCCGGCTCGGGATCCTCGGCACGCACGGCCAGCGGCTGGGCGCGTCCGGCCGGCTGCGCGCCGACGTGGCGCTCGCGAGCGATCCGGTCTGGTTCCGCGACGCCACCGGCGACGTGCTGCTGCGCAGCGCCTACTACCGGCGCTCCGCGCTGCTCGCGTCCTTCGCCGGCGACGCGCTGGTGGTGGAGGGCGGCGCCGCGTACCACCAGCCGCTCACGCCGTCGGGCTGGTACCCGGACGCCACCGGCGCGCGCCCCGCGTACGGCACGTTCGGCGCCGACCTCCCCGCGTTCCACCGCTGGCCCGGCCTGGCGGCGACCCTGCTCCCGGAGGCGCTCGGGCCGTTCCAGGTGTCCGGCCGGCTCGGGCTGTCGCGCTACGCGACCGTGAACGGCGACTCCGGCGCCACCTTCACGGCCGGCGACCCGGGCGCCGCCCGCGGGTTCGTCACCACCTCGCGCGAGGGCGTGAGCCGGCTCGACGCGCGCGCCGAGCTCTCGGCCCCGCTCCGGCTCGGGTCCGCGCTGACGGTGACGCCGTACGCCCGCGGCGCCGCGCTCGGCTACCGCTTCGACACCGGGCGCTCGCCGGCGGTGGTGGCCTGGGGCCTCGGCGGCGCGGCGCTGTCCTCGGAGGTCTCGCGCCGCTACGGCGCGGTGCTCCACCGGATCGTGCCGCGCCTCGAGCTGCGCGCGGGCACGCGGGCGTTCGGGTCGGAGGACGGGTCGCTGCCGCTGCGGGCGTACGACGCCTGGGACCGCGTCGGCGACGGCGTGCAGCGCGGGCCCGCGTCGGCCGCGCAGCCCGCGGGCCAGCCGGCCGGCTCGCTGACCGCGGCGTCCGACGGCGCCTTCCGCCAGCTCCGGGCCTCGGTGGAGAGCCGGCTCGACGGCCCCGGCGGCAGCCTGCGCCTCCAGCTCGGCCAGGACCTCGACCTGGTCCGCGGCGCCCCCGGGGAGACGTTCTTCTCGGCCGCGGCGCACCGCGGGCCCATCACCGCCGACGTGTCCGGGCGCGTCCTCGCGTTCCAGGGGCGGGCGGTGCCCGCGCCCGAGCCGAGGTTCCCGTCCTGGCTCGACCACTTCACCGAGCTGCACGGGTCGATCACCGCCGCCGACCGGCGCGGCGACCTGGTGCGCGCCGGGCTGGTCGCGGTGGGGCCGGGCGCCTCCGGCCAGCTCATGGCCGGCGTGGACGCGCTGTTCGACCTCCGCCCCGCGGCGATCGACGCCTCGGCGCAGGGCTCTGCCGGCTTCCGGGGCGTGCTCGGCGGCGCCACGCTCGGCTACGACGCCCTGTTCACGGTGCGTCCGATCGAGGTCGCGCGCTGCAGCGGCGCCGGGACCCGCCGCGTGGACGCCGGCCAGGTGCAGCAGCACGCCGGGAGCATCACCTGGAACTCGCCGTGCCGCTGCTTCCTCGCGCGCCTCGTGGTGCGGGTGAACGACTGCGGCGAGACGTCGTACTCGGCCGCCGTCGATCTCTCCCGGGCGGGCGAGCGCGCCGCGGTGCGTTGA
- a CDS encoding tetratricopeptide repeat protein: protein MRRPILLLPLAVLLGGPPARAAEPSAHAAALDAQGAARRRLGDAAGALEAYRQAVRAAPEWAEPRAALGELLLAGGAAAEAAEAFAVAARLSPELAPAWCGLSAAARRAGEAGRAAEAGRRCTALRPDDAGAWRALAEALRDAGDLAGAARAREAELRLLEAGGAPASDVEAARAALAAARAAAEAPGAGAGLEPPPPNAGAVAKLAQGDRAFTAGEYRAALFAYQDAVYLDPGSAPARVKLGRAYLALRYPEQALAQAEQALALDPSSAEARRLAVEAGGAPPAAVPVSAPPAADPAPAGAPTTRP, encoded by the coding sequence ATGCGCCGTCCCATCCTCCTCCTCCCGCTGGCCGTGCTCCTCGGCGGGCCGCCCGCGCGCGCCGCCGAGCCGTCGGCGCACGCGGCCGCGCTCGACGCGCAGGGCGCGGCCCGCCGCCGGCTGGGCGACGCCGCCGGCGCGCTCGAGGCCTATCGCCAGGCGGTGCGCGCCGCGCCGGAGTGGGCCGAGCCGCGCGCGGCCCTGGGCGAGCTCCTCCTGGCGGGCGGCGCCGCCGCCGAGGCCGCCGAGGCGTTCGCGGTGGCGGCGCGGCTGTCACCGGAGCTGGCGCCGGCCTGGTGCGGGCTGTCGGCCGCCGCGCGGCGCGCGGGCGAGGCCGGCCGGGCGGCGGAGGCGGGGCGCCGCTGCACCGCGCTCCGCCCCGACGACGCCGGCGCGTGGCGCGCGCTCGCCGAGGCGCTGCGCGACGCCGGCGACCTCGCCGGCGCGGCCCGCGCGCGCGAGGCCGAGCTGCGGCTGCTGGAGGCCGGCGGCGCGCCGGCTTCCGACGTGGAGGCGGCCCGCGCTGCGCTCGCGGCGGCCCGGGCGGCCGCCGAGGCGCCGGGCGCCGGCGCGGGGCTGGAGCCGCCGCCGCCGAACGCCGGCGCGGTCGCGAAGCTCGCGCAGGGCGATCGCGCGTTCACGGCGGGTGAGTACCGCGCCGCGCTGTTCGCGTACCAGGACGCGGTCTACCTCGACCCGGGCAGCGCGCCGGCGCGGGTGAAGCTGGGCCGCGCGTACCTGGCGCTGCGCTACCCGGAGCAGGCGCTCGCGCAGGCCGAGCAGGCGCTGGCCCTCGACCCGTCGAGCGCCGAGGCGCGCCGGCTCGCGGTCGAGGCCGGCGGCGCGCCGCCGGCCGCGGTGCCCGTGTCCGCTCCACCCGCGGCGGATCCTGCGCCGGCGGGCGCCCCCACGACCCGGCCCTGA
- the serA gene encoding phosphoglycerate dehydrogenase, translating to MAARVLVSDDLSPEAVAVLKQAGLEVDVKVGLKPDALEAIIGDYDALAVRSATKVTAKLLEKASRLRVIGRAGVGVDNVDLDAATRRGVVVMNTPGGSSITVAELALSMILALSRHVPAATASVKAGKWEKKRFQGHELAGKTLGVVGIGNIGSVLVDRALAMKMRVVAYDPFISAEAAAKLGVERVELDGLWAQADVVSLHVPLTEQTRNLVDAKVLARMKKGALLVNCARGGIVDERALADALASGHLGGAALDVFEQEPPPADHPLFGLDGFVATPHIGASTEEAQSAVAVAVAEQLAAYLNHGVVKNAVNVPGLPREILDQLAPFLPLCEKLGSLAAQLAPQGPSEVTVEVAGELAAVPIRPLAARTLAGFLRHHLETPVNDVSAPAVAKERGIAVREVRSAEPHDYASLVTVTVRGQGAEAQVAGTVYGKREARLVRVDGFRLEAVPEGHVILCENDDAPGVVGNLGTALGAAGVNIARISLSRLDDHSRAFAFLNVDSAPAPGVLEQVRRLPHVRAVRSIHL from the coding sequence ATGGCAGCCCGTGTCCTCGTGTCCGACGACCTTTCCCCGGAGGCCGTGGCCGTCCTGAAGCAGGCCGGCCTCGAGGTGGACGTGAAGGTCGGCCTCAAGCCCGACGCGCTCGAGGCCATCATCGGCGACTACGACGCGCTGGCGGTCCGCAGCGCGACCAAGGTGACCGCGAAGCTGCTGGAGAAGGCCTCGCGGCTCCGCGTGATCGGGCGCGCCGGCGTGGGCGTGGACAACGTGGACCTCGACGCCGCCACCCGCCGCGGCGTGGTGGTGATGAACACGCCGGGCGGCTCGTCGATCACGGTCGCCGAGCTGGCGCTGTCGATGATCCTGGCGCTCTCCCGCCACGTGCCGGCCGCCACCGCCAGCGTGAAGGCGGGCAAGTGGGAGAAGAAGCGGTTCCAGGGGCACGAGCTCGCCGGCAAGACGCTGGGCGTGGTCGGCATCGGCAACATCGGCTCGGTGCTGGTGGACCGCGCGCTCGCCATGAAGATGCGCGTCGTCGCCTACGACCCGTTCATCTCCGCCGAGGCCGCCGCCAAGCTGGGCGTCGAGCGCGTCGAGCTGGACGGGCTCTGGGCCCAGGCCGACGTCGTGTCGCTGCACGTCCCGCTCACCGAGCAGACCCGCAACCTGGTGGACGCGAAGGTGCTCGCCCGCATGAAGAAGGGCGCGCTGCTGGTGAACTGCGCCCGCGGCGGCATCGTGGACGAGCGGGCGCTCGCGGACGCGCTCGCGTCCGGGCACCTGGGCGGCGCGGCGCTGGACGTGTTCGAGCAGGAGCCGCCCCCGGCCGATCACCCGCTGTTCGGGCTGGACGGGTTCGTGGCCACGCCGCACATCGGCGCCTCCACCGAGGAGGCGCAGTCGGCGGTCGCGGTCGCGGTGGCCGAGCAGCTCGCCGCGTACCTGAACCACGGCGTGGTGAAGAACGCGGTGAACGTGCCGGGCCTGCCGCGGGAGATCCTGGACCAGCTCGCGCCGTTCCTCCCGCTCTGCGAGAAGCTCGGCTCGCTCGCGGCGCAGCTCGCGCCGCAGGGGCCGAGCGAGGTCACGGTGGAGGTCGCCGGCGAGCTGGCCGCCGTGCCCATCCGTCCGCTCGCCGCGCGCACGCTGGCGGGCTTCCTGCGCCACCACCTCGAGACGCCGGTGAACGACGTGAGCGCCCCGGCCGTCGCGAAGGAGCGCGGGATCGCGGTGCGCGAGGTCCGCTCCGCCGAGCCGCACGACTACGCCAGCCTGGTCACCGTGACCGTGCGCGGGCAGGGCGCGGAGGCGCAGGTCGCGGGCACGGTGTACGGCAAGCGCGAGGCCCGCCTCGTGCGCGTGGACGGCTTCCGCCTGGAGGCGGTGCCGGAGGGCCACGTCATCCTGTGCGAGAACGACGACGCGCCCGGCGTGGTCGGCAACCTCGGCACCGCGCTCGGCGCGGCCGGCGTGAACATCGCGCGCATCTCGCTGTCGCGGCTCGACGACCACTCGCGCGCGTTCGCCTTCCTGAACGTGGACTCGGCGCCCGCCCCCGGGGTGCTGGAGCAGGTGCGCAGGCTGCCGCACGTCCGGGCGGTCCGGTCGATCCATCTGTAG
- a CDS encoding TetR/AcrR family transcriptional regulator, protein MSRARTRPAPSAGAAGRAEPEKRRAILHAAVRVFAERGYHGCRIADVARAAEVAYGLVYHYFRNKDELLESVFAEQWTIFMNALAAIDAGPGSAEEKLAGIFSFVFDVYKTAPAAVRVLILEVTRTPQGLRAGSTRETFEKAVELVAGVVRQGQARGELRAGADPLIAAAGLLGALELAVSAMVVGIVPAGSEVEIDRVKQQAVDNVLSGLRRR, encoded by the coding sequence GTGAGCCGAGCGAGAACGCGTCCGGCGCCCTCCGCGGGCGCGGCCGGCCGAGCCGAGCCCGAGAAGCGCCGCGCCATCCTGCACGCCGCCGTCCGCGTGTTCGCGGAGCGCGGCTACCACGGCTGCCGCATCGCCGACGTGGCCCGCGCGGCCGAGGTCGCCTACGGCCTCGTCTACCACTACTTCCGGAACAAGGACGAGCTGCTGGAGAGCGTGTTCGCCGAGCAGTGGACCATCTTCATGAACGCGCTCGCGGCCATCGACGCCGGCCCCGGGAGCGCGGAGGAGAAGCTCGCCGGGATCTTCTCGTTCGTGTTCGACGTGTACAAGACCGCGCCCGCCGCGGTGCGGGTGCTGATCCTGGAGGTCACGCGCACGCCCCAGGGCCTCCGCGCCGGCTCGACCCGCGAGACGTTCGAGAAGGCGGTGGAGCTGGTCGCCGGGGTGGTGCGCCAGGGGCAGGCGCGCGGCGAGCTGCGCGCCGGCGCGGACCCGCTCATCGCCGCGGCCGGGCTGCTCGGCGCGCTCGAGCTGGCGGTCTCGGCCATGGTGGTCGGGATCGTGCCCGCCGGCAGCGAGGTCGAGATCGACCGCGTGAAGCAGCAGGCCGTGGACAACGTGCTCTCCGGGCTGCGGCGCCGATAG
- a CDS encoding bifunctional folylpolyglutamate synthase/dihydrofolate synthase, which yields MKPLDPHAYLSSLQPLAMRFGLERMERALDALGHPERGYRVLHVGGTNGKGSTCAMAAAALRQAGLRTGLYTSPHLVRFNERIQVDGVEISDAALAARLEAVRRACPWHEAGGEGDRLTYFEVATLAGLLHLAEERVDAAVIEVGLGGRFDATNAIHPAVTAIARIGLDHTQLLGDTVERVAFEKAGIFKPGVPAVVHAAQPAGALEVLRAEAARRGAPFVLAGEAWDGPVALRGPHQRANAALAAAALRALAGAGVAVPEDAIARGIAGARWPGRLEELGGVLLDGAHNPQGAAALAAALPALHPGRPVELVFGVLADKDHAGMLAALAPAVRRLHLVTPPSPRARPAAELRALAEAHGVAADVHGGLAEAIACARAAAGEGGVVGVAGSLYLVGEARALLGAPVPG from the coding sequence GTGAAGCCCCTCGATCCCCACGCCTACCTCTCCTCGCTCCAGCCGCTGGCCATGCGCTTCGGCCTGGAGCGCATGGAGCGCGCGCTCGACGCGCTCGGCCACCCCGAGCGCGGCTACCGCGTGCTGCACGTGGGCGGCACGAACGGCAAGGGCTCCACCTGCGCGATGGCCGCCGCGGCGCTGCGCCAGGCCGGGCTCCGCACCGGCCTCTACACCTCGCCGCACCTGGTCCGCTTCAACGAGCGCATCCAGGTGGACGGGGTGGAGATCTCCGACGCCGCGCTCGCCGCGAGGCTCGAGGCGGTGCGGCGCGCCTGCCCCTGGCACGAGGCGGGCGGGGAGGGCGACCGGCTCACGTACTTCGAGGTCGCCACGCTCGCCGGCCTGCTGCACCTCGCCGAGGAGCGGGTGGACGCCGCGGTGATCGAGGTCGGTTTGGGCGGCCGCTTCGACGCCACCAACGCCATCCACCCGGCGGTCACCGCCATCGCCCGCATCGGCCTCGACCACACCCAGCTCCTCGGCGACACCGTCGAGCGGGTGGCGTTCGAGAAGGCCGGCATCTTCAAGCCGGGCGTGCCGGCGGTGGTGCACGCGGCCCAGCCGGCCGGCGCGCTGGAGGTGCTGCGCGCCGAGGCGGCGCGGCGGGGCGCGCCGTTCGTGCTGGCGGGCGAGGCCTGGGACGGGCCGGTGGCGCTGCGCGGGCCGCACCAGCGCGCGAACGCGGCGCTCGCCGCCGCGGCGCTGCGCGCGCTCGCCGGCGCGGGCGTGGCCGTGCCGGAGGACGCCATCGCGCGCGGCATCGCCGGGGCGCGCTGGCCGGGGCGGCTGGAGGAGCTGGGCGGCGTGCTGCTCGACGGCGCGCACAACCCGCAGGGCGCCGCGGCGCTCGCGGCCGCGCTGCCGGCGCTCCACCCGGGCCGGCCGGTGGAGCTCGTGTTCGGCGTGCTCGCCGACAAGGACCACGCCGGCATGCTGGCGGCGCTCGCGCCGGCGGTGCGCCGGCTGCACCTCGTCACGCCGCCGAGCCCGCGGGCGCGCCCGGCCGCCGAGCTGCGCGCCCTGGCGGAGGCGCACGGCGTCGCCGCCGACGTGCACGGCGGGCTCGCCGAGGCGATCGCCTGCGCGCGGGCCGCGGCCGGCGAGGGCGGGGTGGTGGGCGTGGCGGGCTCGCTCTACCTGGTCGGCGAGGCCCGCGCGCTCCTCGGCGCTCCTGTGCCGGGGTAG